The Williamsoniiplasma somnilux genome includes a window with the following:
- the plsX gene encoding phosphate acyltransferase PlsX, which yields MYKIAFDVMGSDHGSKVAIQAASEFLKDKNDLVIIFVGDKAEIESAIKEFNISENKYEILATTETIDMNGSILDVRRKKDASMVKALELVKNKKVDGMLTAGSSAAFLGGSHFIIGEFDGVSRPAFMPTWPTIKNNTTLFLDAGANLENTSQDLHTYAQLATIYAKTILNIKKPKVGLLNVGIEESKGKDLQKETYKLLKEDKSINFFGNIESREMISGEVDIIVTDGFSGNIALKSMEGSLKNMMSVISKSMKKNLFRKLRAVLLLKAFKEVAETFDYKNHAGAILLGVDGIVFKSHGSSDVKSFRATLRMTYAAITGDVLTKMKKELTK from the coding sequence ATGTATAAAATAGCATTTGATGTTATGGGTTCAGATCATGGATCTAAAGTTGCGATTCAAGCAGCTAGTGAATTCTTAAAAGATAAAAACGATTTAGTGATTATTTTTGTTGGTGATAAAGCCGAAATTGAAAGTGCAATTAAAGAATTCAATATTTCCGAAAATAAATATGAAATTTTAGCAACCACAGAAACTATTGATATGAATGGTTCTATTTTGGATGTTAGAAGAAAAAAAGATGCTTCAATGGTTAAAGCTTTAGAATTGGTAAAAAATAAAAAAGTTGATGGTATGTTAACTGCTGGTTCTTCAGCTGCTTTTCTTGGGGGATCACATTTTATAATTGGTGAATTTGACGGTGTTTCTAGACCAGCTTTTATGCCGACATGACCGACAATTAAAAATAATACAACTCTATTTTTAGACGCAGGAGCTAATTTAGAAAACACAAGTCAAGATTTGCATACATATGCTCAATTAGCAACAATTTATGCAAAAACAATTTTGAATATAAAAAAACCTAAAGTTGGTTTATTAAATGTGGGTATTGAAGAAAGCAAAGGTAAAGATTTACAAAAAGAAACTTACAAGTTGCTTAAAGAAGATAAATCTATTAATTTTTTTGGTAATATTGAGTCTCGCGAAATGATTAGTGGAGAAGTTGATATTATTGTCACAGATGGATTCTCAGGTAACATCGCTCTAAAATCGATGGAAGGTTCTCTAAAAAACATGATGTCAGTGATTAGTAAATCAATGAAAAAAAATTTATTTCGTAAATTGAGAGCTGTTTTACTTTTAAAAGCTTTTAAAGAAGTTGCTGAAACTTTTGATTATAAAAATCATGCCGGAGCAATTTTGTTAGGTGTGGATGGAATTGTTTTTAAATCACATGGATCAAGTGATGTTAAATCATTTAGAGCAACTTTAAGAATGACTTATGCAGCAATAACTGGGGATGTTTTAACAAAAATGAAAAAGGAGCTAACAAAATAA
- a CDS encoding DAK2 domain-containing protein — MKKIQELMNMLTSGVNNLYNNYPHIDKLNVFPVPDGDTGTNMNLTANNGYNDIVDGDFKSIGDLLSAFARGLIMGARGNSGVIFSQIMKGFSRGMTSAKELSVAEWKQGLQGAKEISYKAVMKPVEGTILTVIRETSEAADSFADDMDIKEFWKEIVKVANISLENTPNLLQALKDVGVVDSGGYGLVKFFEGIASVAIEDKIIPKTDKLEINEGGNIEMQLEDSEFGYCTEAVVLLSQDWIDKLEVNTIKEQLQIYGNTSMVVVIDEDILKIHTHALTPGQVLLFLQQYGDFKTVKVENMNLQADKQIKGGNPNVKTEWKETSSIKAERKLRNEMATIAVVPSQELKDYYESELGIDLVINGGSKMNPSTNDFLKAIEQVDAKTVFIMPNNSNVILTAKQAEKEETKSKIYVIPTKTIQQGMSSALSFDSATSPSKNNTNLTKAIKNVVSFSVSKAAKDSTVDGIKIKKNQQMSIVDNKIVDVAQSLKTVFEKHLAKYITNKTEILTIFIGQDADAKNVNDLRKFLDENFDVEYEIIEGGQKIYSFIIGIE, encoded by the coding sequence ATGAAAAAAATACAAGAATTAATGAATATGTTAACAAGTGGAGTTAACAACTTATACAATAATTACCCACATATTGATAAACTTAATGTTTTTCCAGTTCCTGATGGTGACACGGGAACGAATATGAATTTAACTGCAAACAATGGATACAACGACATTGTTGATGGTGATTTTAAATCAATAGGGGATTTATTGTCGGCTTTTGCACGTGGTCTTATTATGGGAGCTCGCGGAAATTCGGGAGTTATTTTTTCGCAAATCATGAAAGGCTTTTCGCGCGGAATGACTTCAGCTAAGGAATTATCTGTAGCTGAGTGAAAACAAGGATTGCAAGGTGCTAAAGAAATTTCATATAAAGCAGTTATGAAACCTGTTGAAGGAACAATTTTAACTGTAATTCGTGAAACAAGTGAAGCTGCTGATAGCTTTGCAGATGATATGGATATTAAAGAATTTTGAAAAGAAATTGTTAAAGTTGCTAATATATCTTTGGAAAATACACCTAATTTATTACAAGCCTTAAAGGATGTTGGAGTAGTTGATTCCGGTGGTTATGGATTAGTTAAATTTTTTGAAGGAATTGCATCAGTGGCAATTGAAGATAAAATCATTCCTAAAACTGATAAATTGGAAATCAACGAAGGTGGCAACATTGAAATGCAATTAGAAGATTCTGAATTTGGTTATTGTACTGAAGCGGTTGTTTTACTTTCGCAAGATTGAATCGACAAATTGGAAGTTAATACCATTAAAGAACAATTGCAAATTTACGGAAACACTTCAATGGTTGTTGTTATTGATGAAGATATTTTAAAAATTCATACACACGCATTAACTCCGGGACAAGTATTGTTGTTCTTACAACAATATGGAGACTTTAAAACTGTTAAAGTGGAAAATATGAATCTTCAAGCCGACAAACAAATTAAAGGTGGAAACCCTAATGTTAAAACTGAATGAAAAGAAACTTCATCAATCAAAGCTGAACGTAAATTAAGGAATGAAATGGCAACAATTGCTGTTGTTCCTTCTCAAGAATTAAAAGACTACTATGAATCAGAATTAGGAATTGATTTAGTTATTAATGGAGGATCAAAAATGAACCCTTCAACTAATGATTTCTTAAAAGCTATTGAGCAAGTTGATGCAAAAACTGTTTTTATAATGCCTAATAATTCAAATGTTATTTTGACAGCTAAGCAAGCAGAAAAAGAAGAAACAAAATCAAAAATTTATGTTATTCCTACAAAAACAATTCAACAAGGAATGAGTTCGGCATTAAGTTTTGATTCAGCAACTTCACCTTCTAAAAATAACACTAACTTAACTAAAGCAATTAAAAATGTTGTTTCGTTTAGTGTGTCAAAAGCAGCAAAAGATTCAACTGTTGATGGAATTAAAATTAAAAAGAATCAACAAATGTCAATTGTTGACAACAAAATTGTGGATGTTGCTCAAAGCTTAAAAACTGTTTTTGAAAAACATTTAGCAAAATACATTACTAATAAAACTGAAATTTTAACAATTTTTATTGGTCAAGATGCAGATGCTAAAAATGTCAATGATTTAAGAAAGTTTTTAGATGAAAATTTTGATGTTGAATATGAAATTATTGAGGGTGGACAAAAAATTTACTCATTTATTATTGGAATTGAATAG
- a CDS encoding thiamine diphosphokinase gives MYNRVLIVTAKTNQNYKYFNNDNTLIIGVERGCLDLIEKNIKIDFAVGDFDKVELEEINLIKAHCKNFELASSEKDFLDGELAILKAKEITDSPIFFVANATKRYDKNLSIFGLVVKYNITMFNDETTIFKILKPNQILKFEDFQDKTYISFFSWTDTLISIENMKYNLKNYLLKPFDNFCISNELITFQDAYIKTNQDIICIATK, from the coding sequence ATGTACAATAGAGTTCTAATAGTTACTGCCAAAACTAATCAAAATTATAAATATTTTAATAATGACAATACTTTAATTATTGGTGTAGAAAGAGGTTGTTTAGATCTTATTGAAAAAAACATTAAAATTGATTTTGCCGTTGGTGATTTTGATAAGGTGGAATTAGAAGAAATAAATTTAATTAAAGCTCATTGTAAAAATTTTGAATTAGCTTCCTCTGAAAAAGATTTTTTAGATGGTGAATTAGCAATTTTGAAGGCTAAAGAAATTACTGATTCGCCAATCTTTTTTGTAGCTAATGCAACCAAAAGATACGACAAAAATTTATCAATTTTTGGTTTAGTTGTTAAATACAATATAACAATGTTTAATGATGAAACAACAATATTTAAAATTTTAAAACCTAATCAAATTTTAAAATTCGAAGATTTTCAAGATAAAACTTATATTTCTTTTTTTTCGTGAACCGATACTTTAATTAGTATTGAAAATATGAAATATAATTTAAAAAATTATTTATTAAAACCTTTTGATAATTTTTGCATTTCAAATGAATTAATAACATTTCAAGATGCCTATATCAAAACCAATCAAGATATTATTTGCATTGCCACAAAATAA
- the rpmB gene encoding 50S ribosomal protein L28, which yields MARKDTLTGKGALSGNSRSHALNATRRKWNLNLQKIKVMDENGRTFTIKVSARTLRTLKKQDKVVG from the coding sequence ATGGCAAGAAAAGATACATTAACAGGCAAAGGTGCTCTTTCAGGAAATTCAAGATCACATGCTTTAAACGCAACTAGAAGAAAATGAAACTTAAACTTACAAAAAATTAAAGTTATGGACGAAAATGGTAGAACTTTCACAATTAAGGTTTCTGCTAGAACTCTAAGAACTTTGAAAAAACAAGATAAAGTTGTTGGATAA
- the rsgA gene encoding ribosome small subunit-dependent GTPase A: MKGIIVSIASRQSKVLVDGKYFICEARGNIKKTFNPLVGDVVDIEIIDELTKHALITNIYPRKNELYRPKIANLDQVLIVTSVKEPELATYILNKYIWMLEIMKIKPVLIFTKLDLITSDDQYIIDKISSYKKMGYEVFCIDNKKPDQIILDNLHQQLQNKVNVFTGQSGAGKSSTLNNFLNFEKQIKTQEISMSLNRGKHTTTDIQLYPINGNILIADTPGFSSFELKSIEISDLLYNLKIFKNYINKCQFNDCKHLNEKKCQVKIAVEQKLIPHFIYNDYKKLVKELATSKRG, encoded by the coding sequence ATGAAAGGAATTATTGTTTCTATTGCTAGTCGTCAAAGTAAAGTTTTGGTAGATGGTAAATATTTTATTTGTGAAGCGCGGGGTAATATTAAAAAAACATTCAATCCTTTGGTTGGTGATGTTGTGGATATTGAAATTATTGATGAATTAACGAAACATGCATTAATAACTAATATTTACCCTCGAAAAAATGAGTTATATAGACCTAAAATCGCCAATTTAGATCAAGTTTTAATTGTAACTTCCGTTAAAGAACCTGAATTAGCGACTTACATTTTGAATAAATATATTTGAATGCTTGAAATTATGAAAATTAAACCAGTTTTGATTTTCACTAAATTAGATTTAATAACTTCCGATGATCAATACATTATTGATAAAATTTCTTCTTATAAAAAGATGGGATATGAAGTTTTTTGTATTGACAATAAAAAACCAGACCAAATTATTCTTGATAATTTACACCAACAATTACAAAACAAAGTAAATGTATTTACAGGACAAAGTGGTGCAGGTAAATCTTCAACCTTAAATAATTTTTTAAATTTTGAAAAACAAATCAAGACTCAAGAAATTTCTATGTCATTAAACAGAGGAAAACATACAACAACAGATATTCAACTTTATCCAATTAACGGAAATATTCTTATTGCTGATACACCTGGATTTTCTTCTTTTGAATTAAAATCTATTGAAATTAGTGATTTACTTTATAATTTAAAAATTTTTAAAAATTATATTAATAAATGTCAATTTAATGACTGTAAGCATCTTAATGAAAAAAAATGTCAAGTAAAAATTGCTGTTGAACAAAAATTAATTCCACATTTTATTTATAATGATTATAAAAAGCTTGTTAAAGAATTGGCAACTTCAAAAAGGGGATAA
- a CDS encoding AAA family ATPase, with protein MLFLKQIRAYGFKSFAEPTNLDFTHDMIGVVGPNGSGKSNITDAIRWALGEQSAKSLRGGNLDDVVFAGSVNKPALDQAEVTLVFDNQKDRFSTVDSPIVEITRRFNKKTRDSEFLINGQKAKMRDVQDIALETGLTKSSIAIISQGTISTFAEAKPEQRREIFDEAAGVAKYKKRKRETTIKLLKAMENLSRLEDINNEIGRRLPNLEKSAKKALQYREAIEELQKYELAILAKDVKTFKFRIDELHEQRNIFEEKVKKLSNEINFSEEEFAQMIEQNSSSEKSLTELNAKFNEYVQRISNLKVKKIDAENRENLQDKNSSQDEIKIKQIKKQFDQAKISLQTEKDRQYKLNNRIIELKEKYDYLSNEYNNTYDEIQSLTKTKYRLQNEKEVNENGNRNSTSFGPSFGVQAIIKQSNTLKGVIGTLLSLVTVQEKFQTAISVVASASMQSLVMETSQDVKNAVEFLKRNVAGRATFLPLDTLNPSSIQGPQRTAIEAFEGFVGFANDLASIDNKYRKALDYALGTIIVVKDYDSAVALAKSMNYKFNIVTLEGERILPHGAIIGGKSKSQNIFGDVKPVNSLEDIEKTLIQLDIKEKELNQKLNDLKIERDRIRDELADVQSSIRSSQQSVESLKISMKEFSEDYRIIAGKNLLETEQNSFSNESESIKITREISKLESERDEVQVQINSLSSNKNKYADRQIELNQTNSIKRKELDKDKEELASIRAELAVIQEKNVRSLQKLAESYGITEQTVLEMEIPEFENEQEVRERIIFLTTQIKDIGPVNIDSIVEYEAEKERFDYYSIQTKEIHEAAEKLQTIIKDIDIAMETQFKKVVDDVNLALPEAFQKLFGGGTAKLIYTQPDNILETGIDIEVNPPGKKISNLNLLSGGEKSLVALSVLFSILKARPLPLVILDEAEAPLDPANVERFAKYVKLFTEETQFIIVTHREGTMENCDVLFGVTMEAKGVTKIVKIKLIDAKALAVQDPDNQ; from the coding sequence ATGTTATTTTTGAAACAAATCCGAGCTTATGGGTTTAAGTCTTTTGCTGAACCAACTAATTTAGACTTTACACATGACATGATTGGAGTTGTGGGTCCAAATGGTTCTGGTAAATCAAACATAACTGATGCTATTCGTTGAGCTTTAGGTGAACAATCAGCTAAATCATTACGCGGTGGAAATTTAGATGATGTTGTTTTTGCAGGTTCTGTTAATAAGCCTGCTTTAGATCAAGCTGAAGTAACTTTGGTTTTTGATAATCAAAAAGATAGATTTTCTACAGTCGATTCACCAATTGTAGAAATTACTCGTCGCTTTAATAAAAAAACTCGTGATTCTGAATTTTTAATAAATGGTCAAAAAGCCAAAATGAGAGATGTTCAAGATATTGCTTTAGAAACTGGATTAACAAAATCATCTATTGCGATTATTTCACAAGGTACAATTTCAACATTTGCCGAAGCTAAACCAGAACAACGTCGCGAAATTTTTGATGAAGCAGCAGGTGTTGCTAAATACAAAAAACGTAAACGCGAAACAACAATTAAACTTTTAAAAGCAATGGAAAACTTATCGCGTTTAGAAGACATAAATAATGAAATCGGAAGACGTTTACCTAATTTAGAAAAATCTGCTAAAAAAGCTTTGCAATATAGAGAAGCAATTGAAGAATTACAAAAATATGAATTAGCAATTTTAGCAAAAGATGTTAAAACATTTAAATTTAGAATTGATGAACTTCATGAACAAAGAAATATTTTTGAAGAAAAAGTTAAAAAACTTTCTAATGAAATTAATTTTTCAGAAGAAGAATTTGCTCAAATGATTGAACAAAATTCTTCTTCTGAAAAATCGTTAACAGAACTAAATGCTAAGTTTAATGAATATGTACAAAGAATTAGTAATTTAAAAGTTAAAAAAATCGATGCTGAAAATAGAGAAAATTTACAAGATAAAAATTCTTCACAAGATGAAATCAAAATTAAACAAATCAAGAAGCAATTTGATCAAGCTAAAATTAGTTTACAAACAGAAAAAGATAGACAATATAAATTAAACAATCGTATTATAGAACTAAAAGAAAAATATGATTATTTATCAAACGAATATAACAATACATACGATGAAATTCAATCATTAACTAAAACTAAATATCGTTTACAAAACGAAAAAGAAGTTAATGAAAATGGAAACCGTAATTCCACATCTTTTGGACCAAGTTTTGGTGTCCAAGCAATAATTAAACAATCTAATACTTTAAAAGGAGTAATTGGTACATTACTTTCTTTGGTTACTGTACAAGAAAAATTTCAAACTGCTATTTCAGTTGTTGCAAGTGCGTCAATGCAATCATTGGTTATGGAAACTAGTCAAGATGTTAAAAATGCAGTTGAATTTTTAAAAAGAAATGTAGCTGGAAGAGCAACATTTTTGCCGCTTGATACATTAAACCCTTCTTCAATTCAAGGTCCACAAAGAACAGCAATTGAAGCTTTTGAAGGATTTGTGGGATTTGCAAATGATCTTGCAAGCATTGATAACAAATATCGCAAAGCATTAGATTATGCTTTAGGAACAATAATTGTGGTTAAAGATTACGATTCAGCCGTCGCGCTTGCTAAAAGTATGAATTATAAATTTAATATTGTTACATTAGAAGGAGAAAGAATTCTTCCTCATGGAGCAATTATTGGTGGAAAAAGCAAAAGTCAAAATATTTTTGGTGATGTTAAACCAGTTAACTCACTTGAAGATATAGAAAAAACTTTAATTCAATTAGATATAAAAGAAAAAGAATTAAATCAAAAACTTAATGATTTAAAAATTGAACGCGACAGAATAAGAGATGAATTAGCTGATGTTCAAAGTTCGATTCGTTCTTCACAACAAAGTGTTGAATCATTAAAAATATCGATGAAAGAATTTTCTGAAGATTATCGAATTATTGCAGGTAAAAATTTATTAGAAACTGAACAAAATAGTTTTTCAAATGAAAGTGAATCAATTAAAATAACTCGCGAAATTTCTAAATTAGAAAGTGAAAGAGATGAAGTCCAAGTTCAGATTAATTCACTTTCTTCAAATAAAAATAAATATGCTGATCGTCAAATTGAATTAAATCAAACTAACAGCATAAAACGTAAAGAATTAGATAAAGACAAAGAAGAACTTGCAAGTATTCGTGCAGAATTAGCTGTAATTCAAGAAAAAAATGTACGTTCATTGCAAAAGTTGGCCGAAAGTTATGGAATAACTGAACAAACTGTTTTAGAAATGGAAATTCCTGAATTTGAAAACGAACAAGAAGTTCGTGAAAGAATAATTTTCTTAACTACACAAATAAAAGATATTGGACCGGTTAATATTGATTCAATTGTTGAATACGAAGCTGAAAAAGAACGATTTGACTATTATTCTATACAAACTAAAGAAATTCATGAGGCTGCAGAAAAACTACAAACAATTATTAAAGATATTGATATAGCTATGGAAACACAATTTAAAAAAGTTGTCGATGATGTTAATTTAGCACTACCAGAAGCTTTCCAAAAATTATTTGGTGGAGGAACTGCAAAATTAATTTATACTCAACCTGATAACATTTTAGAAACAGGAATTGATATCGAAGTTAATCCTCCAGGTAAAAAGATTTCTAACTTAAATCTTTTATCTGGTGGAGAAAAATCATTAGTGGCATTATCGGTTTTATTTTCAATTTTGAAAGCAAGACCTTTACCACTAGTTATTTTAGACGAAGCCGAAGCACCATTAGATCCAGCCAATGTCGAAAGATTTGCTAAATATGTAAAACTATTTACTGAAGAAACCCAGTTTATCATTGTTACTCACCGTGAAGGAACAATGGAAAATTGTGATGTACTATTTGGAGTTACAATGGAAGCTAAAGGAGTTACAAAAATTGTTAAAATTAAGCTTATTGATGCAAAAGCTTTAGCGGTTCAAGACCCGGACAATCAATAA
- the rnc gene encoding ribonuclease III, whose product MTVQEFLKKFGITIKNSHYFDEALTHNSYANEKHLKYTYQRLEFLGDAIIQMYVSNYLYKNYPKLSEGILTKYRSNIVREESFSMVAKEINLGQLIRLGQGELNSRGFEKPSILSDVFESFTAAIYLDQGEQIMLEWLKKTLFKEISKPGFMDKVKDYKSELQEYLQAENRRELKYLVAAEKNLKNDNKTEYTINVVLDGQKFGVGKGFSKQEAEQNAAKDCLSKLVINR is encoded by the coding sequence ATGACGGTTCAAGAATTTTTAAAAAAGTTTGGAATCACAATTAAAAATTCACATTATTTTGATGAAGCCTTAACTCACAATTCTTATGCAAACGAAAAACATTTAAAATACACATATCAAAGATTAGAATTTTTAGGTGATGCAATTATCCAAATGTATGTTTCTAATTATTTATATAAAAACTATCCTAAACTTAGTGAAGGTATTTTAACTAAATATCGTTCGAATATTGTTCGTGAGGAATCTTTTTCTATGGTTGCAAAAGAAATTAATTTAGGTCAATTAATTAGATTGGGTCAAGGTGAATTAAATTCTAGAGGTTTTGAAAAACCTTCCATTTTATCTGATGTATTTGAATCATTTACAGCAGCAATTTATTTAGATCAAGGTGAACAAATAATGCTTGAATGATTGAAAAAAACTTTGTTCAAAGAAATTAGTAAACCAGGCTTTATGGATAAAGTAAAAGACTATAAATCTGAACTTCAAGAATATTTACAAGCCGAAAATCGAAGAGAATTAAAATATCTTGTTGCTGCTGAAAAAAATTTAAAAAATGATAATAAAACCGAATATACGATCAACGTAGTTTTAGACGGTCAAAAATTTGGTGTAGGAAAAGGTTTTTCCAAGCAAGAAGCTGAGCAAAATGCAGCAAAAGATTGTCTTTCTAAACTTGTGATAAACCGCTAA
- the rpe gene encoding ribulose-phosphate 3-epimerase, producing MKKFIIAPSVLSANYMNLKNDLTQCLENDINWIHYDVMDYDFVPNLTFGSKILQDITSQIKMNIDIHFMVKVKTKNFTDFFVEYIKANPQMMTMHIESMNAKETKLFIDLCKKNNIKASLAVSPQTPIKKIIKYLPIIDNILVMTVEPGFGGQSFIEHAAGKIGLLRKIIDQNNYKTTIEVDGGINSETSKIVKDYGVDIIVAGSYLFGQKDFAQRAKKLAGGN from the coding sequence ATGAAAAAATTTATTATTGCACCAAGTGTTTTAAGTGCTAACTACATGAATCTAAAAAACGATTTAACTCAATGTTTAGAAAATGATATTAATTGAATTCATTATGATGTTATGGATTATGATTTTGTTCCTAATTTAACTTTTGGATCAAAAATTTTACAAGACATTACTAGTCAAATCAAAATGAATATTGACATTCATTTTATGGTTAAAGTTAAAACCAAAAATTTTACAGATTTTTTTGTTGAATACATTAAAGCTAATCCTCAAATGATGACAATGCACATCGAATCTATGAATGCTAAAGAAACTAAATTGTTTATTGATTTATGCAAAAAAAATAACATTAAAGCTTCTCTTGCTGTTTCGCCGCAAACTCCAATTAAAAAAATAATTAAGTATTTACCAATAATTGATAATATCTTGGTTATGACTGTTGAACCAGGCTTTGGTGGTCAATCTTTTATAGAACATGCTGCAGGCAAAATTGGATTATTAAGAAAAATAATTGATCAAAATAATTACAAAACAACTATTGAAGTTGATGGCGGAATCAATTCAGAAACTAGCAAAATCGTAAAAGATTATGGTGTTGACATAATTGTTGCGGGTAGTTATTTATTTGGTCAAAAAGATTTTGCTCAAAGAGCTAAAAAATTAGCGGGTGGAAACTAA
- the ptsS gene encoding phosphate ABC transporter substrate-binding protein has translation MSKKISVSLILFTILITGLWIWTLVAPGKIISIGGSMSVDPIIQHLTNKYKTDRKESGNFVYSSTGSQAGINNMNNGVYKIGFISKNVPADVGDFIDDKKAYLGDKFKTADEYYQFVQENSGIHASNFAKDSLVFIYNDKDKGFENFSKLLKIEIEDKDNKGKYVASEFTHKMLDKIYNVNHPNDLMTWRELAQFILDYVIKEKIDLSKDGLSLDILQNDLLKVKNDKIIPFSTSPGSGTKSSFTEFSGVTPGTAVNIYPSNGSVFSQIKASSGAFGYVSMSYAKYLAEPSLNLKLKWMNVVNLSATAQEEKEQNPISLFVNKQLYKYKLTRNFNALFNTTLLTRDEIKEVCDFVYYFSLDDSLENEFLNEGLIRPWKSEGPK, from the coding sequence ATGAGCAAGAAAATTAGCGTTTCATTAATTCTGTTTACCATTTTGATAACAGGATTGTGAATATGAACACTAGTTGCCCCTGGGAAAATCATTAGTATTGGGGGCTCAATGTCAGTTGATCCTATAATTCAACACTTAACCAATAAATATAAAACCGACCGCAAAGAATCTGGTAATTTTGTGTACTCTTCAACAGGTTCGCAAGCTGGTATAAACAATATGAATAATGGAGTTTATAAAATAGGTTTTATTTCTAAAAATGTACCAGCAGATGTTGGAGATTTCATCGATGATAAGAAAGCTTATTTGGGAGATAAATTTAAAACTGCAGATGAATATTATCAATTTGTTCAAGAGAATTCTGGAATTCATGCATCTAATTTTGCAAAGGATTCATTAGTTTTTATTTATAACGATAAAGACAAAGGTTTTGAAAACTTTTCTAAACTTTTAAAAATAGAAATTGAAGATAAAGATAATAAAGGCAAATATGTCGCTTCAGAATTTACTCATAAAATGTTAGATAAAATTTACAATGTTAACCATCCAAACGATTTAATGACTTGAAGAGAACTAGCACAATTTATTTTAGATTATGTAATAAAAGAAAAAATAGATTTATCTAAGGATGGTCTATCTCTAGATATTCTTCAAAACGATTTATTAAAAGTGAAAAACGATAAAATTATTCCTTTTTCTACATCACCAGGTTCAGGAACCAAATCTTCATTTACTGAATTTTCTGGTGTAACTCCAGGAACAGCGGTTAATATTTATCCATCCAATGGATCTGTATTTTCACAAATAAAAGCTTCATCAGGAGCTTTTGGATATGTTTCAATGTCTTATGCTAAATATTTAGCAGAACCAAGTTTGAATTTGAAATTAAAATGAATGAACGTTGTTAACTTAAGTGCAACCGCTCAAGAAGAAAAAGAACAAAATCCAATTAGCTTATTTGTGAATAAACAATTATATAAATACAAACTTACAAGAAATTTTAACGCTTTATTTAATACTACATTATTAACAAGAGATGAAATTAAAGAAGTTTGTGATTTTGTTTATTATTTTTCTTTAGATGATAGTCTTGAAAATGAATTTTTAAACGAAGGTTTGATTAGACCTTGGAAAAGTGAGGGACCAAAATAA
- a CDS encoding Asp23/Gls24 family envelope stress response protein, protein MNNIDKNVIKVIKDAIVTVPGVASFANFQTEDINELATRDIDNAVEYTNTDNITRFRIHVILIGGVNIKDVINEIQIRVKYELEKVSKFTVKYMVDVAVDDLMLI, encoded by the coding sequence GTGAACAATATAGACAAAAATGTCATTAAGGTCATCAAAGATGCGATAGTAACAGTTCCTGGTGTAGCTTCATTTGCGAATTTTCAAACAGAAGATATAAACGAACTTGCCACACGCGATATTGATAATGCCGTTGAGTACACAAACACCGATAATATTACTCGTTTTAGAATCCACGTGATCTTAATCGGCGGAGTAAATATAAAAGATGTAATAAATGAAATACAAATTAGAGTTAAATACGAATTAGAAAAAGTATCAAAATTTACAGTTAAATATATGGTTGACGTTGCTGTTGATGATTTAATGTTGATTTAA